A region of uncultured Anaeromusa sp. DNA encodes the following proteins:
- a CDS encoding trimeric intracellular cation channel family protein gives MVLSGFEYLGTVAFAISGAMVGIRKQMDVFGIAVLAVTTAVGGGILRDVLVGHTPPTAFLDPTFTLLALGSAILTCFAHSWLVRITNVVQLCDAVGLGAFTAVGASLAITYELNTLYIMVFLGAATGIGGGVLRDIFARDIPFVFQQEIYALASIAGGVALYYAQWHLPIWQAMYLCFLLTLGIRLLSVHYNVHLPKVGRK, from the coding sequence ATGGTGCTGAGCGGCTTTGAATATTTGGGAACGGTGGCTTTTGCCATTTCCGGTGCGATGGTAGGCATTCGCAAGCAGATGGATGTTTTCGGCATTGCCGTTCTAGCGGTGACAACTGCAGTGGGCGGAGGAATTCTACGAGATGTGTTGGTAGGGCATACGCCGCCAACGGCATTTTTGGATCCGACATTTACCTTGCTGGCGTTGGGGTCAGCTATTTTGACCTGCTTTGCTCATTCTTGGCTGGTGCGGATTACCAACGTAGTACAGCTGTGCGATGCTGTGGGCTTGGGCGCCTTTACTGCTGTTGGCGCCAGCCTAGCCATTACGTACGAACTAAATACGTTGTATATCATGGTGTTTTTGGGAGCGGCAACTGGCATCGGCGGCGGCGTACTGCGGGATATTTTCGCCAGGGACATTCCTTTTGTATTTCAACAAGAAATTTATGCGTTGGCGTCGATTGCTGGAGGAGTGGCTCTGTATTACGCACAGTGGCATCTGCCTATTTGGCAAGCCATGTACCTTTGTTTTTTACTGACCTTGGGCATTCGTCTGCTTAGCGTGCATTATAATGTGCATTT
- a CDS encoding methyl-accepting chemotaxis protein: MWNFARGNKEVKELNQFVKKLLQGEWSRTLTLSSYRTLLPVAESVNALVKDIRQFVQQSQMAAAKVAAAVGQAREAMGKTAAEGTLVAQEAKTCRESAWQLEQQAKEAEQLMNGVHASSQTMLQVAEGIHESSVDTRRRAEQGRQAVQGVGESMAGIRLQSTELADKISALSQTAQAIQQLLTSIHGIASQTQLLSLNASIEAARAGEHGRGFAVVAEEIQVLSEGSSKAAREAAMLLAQIEGGVRAAEQAMTEEEKAVGEGQVAVREALEHLEAIQNASRTTELKLAEAGAVRQEQAATVQKMAQVAKRINEYCQQLRQCAERTEEALARQKESQEEAVAMETILQQVAEGLQKETSRIRLAEVDGEVQKQTAKILQAVTVLAEELSCLPEVAQGKKLEQWLQEHNNLEAVWSNREDGSFIVSLPPAGLANAGGREWFRRALLEGAYVSEVYVSAISGQPCVTVAVSCCNAAAGKLVLGVDLSLNTKEKV; encoded by the coding sequence ATGTGGAATTTTGCAAGGGGTAATAAAGAAGTAAAGGAATTGAATCAATTCGTTAAAAAACTTCTCCAAGGAGAGTGGAGCCGGACTCTGACGTTGTCATCTTACCGTACGCTGCTTCCTGTAGCTGAATCCGTCAATGCATTGGTGAAAGATATCCGTCAATTTGTGCAGCAGTCACAGATGGCGGCGGCTAAGGTCGCAGCTGCAGTGGGACAGGCGAGGGAGGCGATGGGGAAAACGGCGGCAGAAGGGACCTTGGTTGCGCAGGAAGCGAAGACTTGTCGGGAATCGGCCTGGCAATTAGAGCAGCAGGCCAAAGAAGCGGAACAACTTATGAACGGGGTACATGCTTCGTCGCAAACTATGTTGCAGGTTGCTGAGGGAATTCACGAGAGCAGTGTGGACACACGAAGGCGAGCGGAACAAGGAAGACAAGCAGTACAGGGAGTCGGGGAATCCATGGCGGGAATCCGGCTGCAATCGACAGAATTGGCGGATAAAATCAGTGCTTTGTCGCAGACCGCGCAGGCTATACAGCAGTTGCTCACATCGATTCACGGCATTGCATCGCAGACCCAATTGCTTTCTCTAAATGCCAGCATTGAAGCGGCGCGCGCTGGCGAGCACGGGCGTGGTTTTGCGGTAGTGGCGGAAGAAATCCAGGTGCTATCGGAAGGCAGCAGTAAAGCGGCTCGTGAGGCAGCGATGCTGCTGGCGCAGATTGAAGGTGGTGTGCGGGCGGCAGAACAAGCTATGACAGAAGAGGAAAAAGCGGTGGGTGAGGGGCAAGTGGCCGTACGAGAAGCGCTCGAGCATTTAGAAGCCATTCAAAATGCCAGCCGGACTACGGAACTAAAGCTGGCGGAGGCTGGAGCGGTACGCCAGGAACAAGCGGCAACAGTACAGAAAATGGCCCAAGTAGCCAAACGAATTAATGAGTATTGTCAGCAGCTTCGTCAATGCGCGGAACGGACGGAAGAGGCGTTAGCGCGACAAAAAGAGTCGCAAGAAGAAGCGGTCGCCATGGAAACGATTCTACAGCAAGTGGCGGAGGGACTGCAAAAAGAAACTTCGCGCATACGCCTGGCGGAAGTGGACGGCGAGGTGCAAAAGCAGACTGCAAAAATTTTGCAAGCGGTGACAGTATTGGCCGAAGAGCTTTCTTGTCTGCCTGAAGTAGCGCAGGGGAAAAAGCTGGAACAATGGTTGCAAGAGCATAACAATTTGGAAGCTGTCTGGTCAAATCGCGAAGATGGCAGCTTTATTGTCTCATTGCCGCCCGCGGGCTTGGCCAATGCCGGCGGCAGGGAATGGTTCCGTCGGGCTTTATTGGAGGGAGCCTATGTATCGGAGGTGTATGTTTCGGCGATTTCTGGCCAGCCTTGTGTCACGGTTGCTGTTTCTTGCTGTAATGCGGCAGCGGGCAAGTTGGTTCTAGGCGTTGACTTGTCATTGAATACAAAAGAAAAAGTCTAG
- a CDS encoding amino acid racemase: MVMIGVLGGMGPMATADLFVKMIENTKAQTDQEHLSILIYNNPHIPSRIDAILHDSLSPEAELVRSAQLLERSGADFIVIPCNTAHFWFAAVQKAVAIPVVHIIDTVAEYLLQAKTYEPREIMLFATEATVRTGLYQQRLSQKGLAFLTPRPEEQKLISQAITEVKSGHINGSPCLERLKEMMEHYSRNGVKAFIAGCTEIPLLFAKVQGTFETVDPTLLLAQRAVQMARKLESKEKENCAVCIRV; encoded by the coding sequence ATGGTTATGATTGGAGTACTTGGTGGCATGGGGCCAATGGCAACGGCGGACTTGTTCGTAAAAATGATTGAAAATACAAAAGCGCAAACTGACCAAGAGCATCTTTCAATCTTGATTTACAACAATCCGCATATCCCTTCGCGCATTGACGCCATTTTGCATGATTCGCTCAGCCCAGAAGCTGAGTTGGTGCGCTCTGCACAACTGTTGGAGCGTTCAGGCGCTGATTTTATTGTTATTCCCTGCAATACGGCACATTTTTGGTTTGCAGCAGTGCAAAAAGCGGTGGCGATTCCGGTAGTGCATATTATTGACACCGTAGCAGAATATTTGTTGCAGGCTAAAACGTATGAGCCACGAGAAATAATGTTGTTTGCTACGGAGGCAACCGTTCGCACCGGACTGTATCAACAGCGGCTGAGTCAAAAAGGGCTGGCATTTTTGACGCCGCGACCGGAAGAACAAAAGCTTATTTCCCAGGCAATTACTGAAGTGAAAAGCGGACACATAAATGGCAGTCCCTGCTTAGAGCGGTTGAAAGAGATGATGGAGCACTATAGCCGCAACGGTGTGAAAGCGTTTATTGCCGGCTGTACGGAAATTCCTTTGCTTTTTGCCAAGGTGCAGGGAACGTTTGAAACCGTGGATCCTACGCTGCTTTTAGCGCAGCGGGCGGTTCAGATGGCGCGCAAGCTGGAGAGCAAGGAAAAAGAAAATTGTGCAGTGTGTATACGAGTATAA
- a CDS encoding LysR family transcriptional regulator, producing MELRLLKTFLLVARLLNITQAAERLNFTQPAITAQIHNLESAVGARLFTRKGKRLLLTEAGQCLVAHAESMLLQWEQTKEELAAYAESQEALVLGVSTQLINYFLPDVLRRLQVQMPRLIVSTEVCSNTKTVLQGVEDGQFDLGLIHGRNYLRRLKEHAVWEEDILWVIGQDFPWENGDVLPLVNFKQGSDFRAQWELARGGQLCHTVAEYSDSEAVKRAVLNGLGAAYLPKTLVQEELQQGRLRLAAGPELKMKIFLVHRVRQTFTVGMQALLWQLSKNASVAESLLTLLEDTDAYKNK from the coding sequence ATGGAATTGCGATTACTGAAAACCTTTTTGCTGGTTGCTCGGTTGCTGAATATTACCCAGGCGGCGGAACGGCTGAACTTTACGCAACCGGCGATTACGGCGCAGATTCATAATCTAGAAAGTGCAGTAGGAGCGCGGCTTTTCACGCGCAAGGGAAAACGCCTGCTGCTAACCGAAGCGGGACAATGCCTGGTGGCTCATGCAGAGAGCATGCTGCTGCAATGGGAGCAGACCAAGGAAGAACTGGCAGCATACGCGGAAAGTCAGGAAGCTCTTGTGTTGGGCGTATCCACACAGCTGATTAACTATTTTTTGCCAGATGTCCTTCGGCGGCTGCAAGTGCAAATGCCTCGGCTTATTGTCAGCACAGAAGTATGCTCCAATACGAAGACTGTATTGCAGGGCGTAGAAGACGGCCAGTTTGATCTGGGATTGATTCATGGGCGTAACTACCTGCGCCGCCTGAAGGAACATGCTGTTTGGGAAGAGGATATTCTTTGGGTGATCGGCCAAGATTTTCCTTGGGAAAATGGGGACGTGTTGCCTTTAGTTAATTTTAAACAAGGCAGTGATTTTAGGGCGCAATGGGAGTTGGCGCGAGGCGGTCAATTATGTCATACTGTGGCCGAATATAGTGATTCGGAGGCGGTCAAGAGGGCGGTATTGAACGGCTTGGGAGCAGCCTATCTGCCCAAGACGTTGGTGCAAGAGGAGTTGCAGCAAGGCCGGTTGCGTTTGGCGGCAGGGCCGGAATTAAAGATGAAGATTTTTCTTGTGCATCGCGTCAGACAGACCTTTACTGTCGGTATGCAGGCGCTGCTTTGGCAGTTGAGTAAAAATGCCTCTGTTGCAGAAAGTTTGCTGACACTTTTGGAAGATACGGATGCTTATAAAAATAAATGA